One part of the Arcanobacterium phocisimile genome encodes these proteins:
- a CDS encoding acyltransferase family protein, with product MNIFLVALVLVSLIGLRIYARPDVDSYISHAHTTQINGVFILIVFYAHVRTYIPLAPAADGWMYGLATGLGQLMVALFLFYSGFGVQESIKRKPGYVASIPVKRLAVTWVNFAVAVSAYAVLSLVTDRDISVSQFVLALSGWTSVGNSAWYIFAILVLYGLTFVVHRLLGDVARLRPSLAVTAMFAAGLLFGALMLWAKGASAAYTFNTVLCYPLGMAWSVFRAPVEARLRGPRGRLWWLVFLVSTTAIFVALKSVAGVHYLVFQLAALAYCAVAVLVSMVVHFDSPILAWCGRNLFWIYVLQRLPMLTLTYFGFADSYRYWFVVVSFAVTVALTVVFSRLMAPVQRKIIAAFQPPR from the coding sequence GTGAATATTTTCTTAGTTGCACTCGTGCTGGTTTCGCTGATTGGTCTGCGGATATATGCGCGTCCCGACGTTGATTCCTATATTTCGCATGCTCACACGACGCAGATTAATGGTGTATTTATTTTGATCGTGTTTTATGCCCATGTGCGCACCTATATTCCGTTGGCTCCGGCGGCGGATGGCTGGATGTACGGGTTGGCGACGGGCCTGGGCCAGCTGATGGTCGCTCTATTTTTGTTTTATTCGGGCTTTGGGGTGCAAGAGTCAATTAAGCGCAAGCCGGGATATGTTGCTTCTATTCCGGTGAAGCGCCTGGCCGTGACGTGGGTGAATTTTGCGGTTGCGGTGAGTGCGTATGCAGTGTTGTCGTTGGTGACCGATCGTGACATTTCGGTTTCGCAGTTTGTGTTGGCATTGTCTGGTTGGACGAGTGTTGGTAATTCGGCGTGGTATATTTTTGCGATTTTGGTGTTGTATGGGTTGACGTTTGTGGTTCATCGGCTCTTAGGTGATGTTGCGCGCCTACGTCCAAGCCTCGCGGTGACGGCGATGTTTGCTGCCGGCTTGCTGTTTGGCGCGTTGATGTTGTGGGCGAAGGGCGCGAGCGCGGCGTATACATTTAACACGGTGTTGTGTTATCCGTTGGGGATGGCGTGGTCGGTTTTCCGCGCTCCGGTGGAAGCTCGGTTACGTGGTCCACGTGGCCGGTTGTGGTGGCTGGTTTTTCTGGTGTCGACGACGGCGATCTTTGTTGCGTTGAAGAGTGTTGCGGGTGTGCACTATTTGGTGTTCCAGTTGGCGGCGTTGGCGTATTGTGCGGTGGCGGTGTTGGTGTCGATGGTGGTTCATTTTGATAGCCCGATTTTGGCGTGGTGTGGCCGGAATCTGTTTTGGATCTATGTGTTGCAACGGTTGCCGATGTTGACGTTGACGTATTTTGGGTTTGCCGATAGTTACCGGTATTGGTTTGTGGTGGTGTCGTTTGCGGTTACTGTTGCACTGACGGTTGTTTTCTCACGCTTAATGGCGCCGGTTCAACGGAAAATCATCGCAGCATTCCAACCACCACGGTAG
- the def gene encoding peptide deformylase, whose amino-acid sequence MLYPIHVYGSPVLHKTSRPVTVFDDKLKQLTEDMFETCEVAPGVGLAAPQIGLDLSMYVWMYDGPEHKGPQRGVAINPTLLIEPVDTFEPTPADEEGCLSFPGYQYGLRRSPHAVLRAQDVNGEWYELEADGWFARIMQHEYDHLHGRIYVDRLTGKSAHHVSKVMKREKWNVPGIAWLPGEDELFDLDDDALAKLDEMTRYFAGVSEDPEVEGEASAFPAEDGKGASFGLS is encoded by the coding sequence ATGCTTTACCCCATTCATGTATATGGTTCGCCGGTTCTCCATAAAACCAGCCGTCCAGTGACTGTTTTCGATGACAAACTCAAACAGCTCACCGAAGACATGTTTGAAACGTGCGAAGTTGCTCCAGGCGTTGGCCTCGCCGCGCCGCAGATCGGTCTCGATTTATCGATGTATGTGTGGATGTATGACGGCCCGGAGCATAAGGGGCCACAGCGCGGAGTGGCAATCAACCCGACGCTTCTGATCGAGCCGGTTGATACGTTCGAGCCAACTCCAGCCGACGAGGAAGGCTGCCTGTCTTTCCCTGGCTACCAGTATGGTTTGCGCCGCTCGCCGCATGCGGTGTTGCGCGCCCAAGATGTTAATGGCGAATGGTACGAGTTAGAGGCCGATGGCTGGTTTGCTCGTATCATGCAGCACGAATACGATCATTTACACGGCCGGATTTATGTTGATCGGCTGACGGGCAAGTCAGCGCATCACGTGTCGAAGGTCATGAAGCGTGAGAAGTGGAATGTTCCAGGGATTGCGTGGTTGCCAGGTGAGGACGAGTTGTTTGATCTCGACGACGATGCACTTGCGAAGCTTGACGAGATGACTCGCTATTTCGCGGGTGTTTCGGAAGATCCGGAGGTGGAAGGGGAAGCTTCTGCCTTCCCGGCTGAAGACGGTAAGGGCGCAAGTTTCGGACTATCTTAA
- a CDS encoding endonuclease domain-containing protein — protein sequence MEKQLFRRSQLPTPLDTNRYQLHMALSRKELGRLHHHWYATPNASNLEITAATHGFLIGCCTAANLWGLWMPDSKTPHFICPRNAQRVEKRGMIIHRALNGHRQFGIHHPPSKAPHIICSLVEAVEQVVHYHDAETGLIILESALNKQKITLAAVDEIISYAQKRKQPILRRRISTAQSGSETRVRSFLQSLGVQVQPQVWLAGVGRVDLLVGKSLIIECDSTAFHSHPLNVVDDRRRDAQQTRLGYSFLRLSYHQVWDDWENTCSYIRAVLHTRKHLKPPRPLVGRFDVQ from the coding sequence ATGGAAAAACAACTCTTTCGCCGCTCCCAACTCCCCACGCCACTCGACACGAACCGCTACCAACTCCACATGGCACTCAGTCGCAAAGAACTTGGACGACTCCATCACCACTGGTACGCCACGCCCAATGCTTCGAATTTAGAAATAACCGCGGCAACTCATGGATTTCTCATCGGGTGTTGCACAGCGGCCAACTTATGGGGACTGTGGATGCCTGACTCGAAAACCCCGCATTTCATTTGCCCACGGAATGCCCAGCGGGTCGAAAAGCGGGGAATGATTATCCATCGCGCACTCAATGGACACCGCCAGTTCGGAATACATCATCCACCAAGCAAAGCTCCTCATATCATTTGTTCTCTAGTGGAAGCAGTCGAGCAAGTCGTTCACTATCACGACGCTGAAACCGGATTGATCATCCTCGAATCCGCATTGAACAAACAGAAAATCACCCTAGCTGCCGTTGATGAAATCATTAGCTACGCGCAAAAACGCAAGCAACCAATCCTCAGGCGTCGCATCAGTACAGCACAATCTGGGAGCGAAACGCGAGTGCGAAGTTTCCTCCAATCTCTAGGTGTGCAAGTACAGCCTCAAGTATGGCTTGCGGGAGTTGGGCGGGTGGATCTGCTCGTCGGAAAGTCACTCATTATCGAATGTGATAGCACGGCCTTTCATAGTCATCCGTTGAATGTCGTCGACGATCGGCGCCGAGATGCTCAGCAAACTCGCCTCGGATATAGCTTTCTGCGACTGAGCTATCACCAGGTTTGGGACGATTGGGAAAACACATGCAGCTACATTCGCGCAGTGCTGCATACCCGGAAGCATTTGAAGCCACCCCGGCCGCTGGTTGGTCGTTTTGATGTGCAGTAA
- a CDS encoding YbjN domain-containing protein: protein MLPEVTHDRVKLLLEAEELKYEVTDDERLVVHFESLIAFMRVTENLLLITGLWRADIVAQEDVEQAYLLVNKINTERTLPKAYVEDPTEEGSGSIVFEFNLPIDDGLSDEQLQAAFRNAMGSFFGAEAELAEALPHLVTWTVEDQGE, encoded by the coding sequence GTGCTACCTGAAGTAACACATGATCGTGTCAAGCTTCTTTTGGAAGCTGAAGAGCTGAAGTATGAAGTCACTGATGACGAGCGTCTCGTTGTTCATTTTGAGTCGTTGATTGCGTTTATGCGCGTGACCGAGAATCTTCTCCTGATTACGGGTTTGTGGCGTGCAGATATTGTCGCACAGGAAGACGTCGAGCAGGCGTATCTTTTGGTGAACAAGATTAATACTGAGCGTACGTTGCCTAAGGCGTATGTGGAGGATCCTACCGAAGAAGGTAGTGGTTCGATTGTTTTTGAGTTTAATCTCCCGATCGATGATGGCTTGAGCGATGAGCAGCTCCAGGCTGCGTTCCGTAACGCTATGGGTTCCTTCTTTGGAGCTGAGGCTGAGCTTGCTGAGGCGTTGCCACATTTGGTGACGTGGACCGTCGAGGATCAAGGAGAGTAA
- a CDS encoding YbjN domain-containing protein, which produces MAWFNKKKDELTPAPVTIERIKQIFAKNEWSFDVDEERENTLLTGFDGRFTVVRIIGESDMLTVATFGTGAILPAERFNEALSWSNNWNRETVFGTAHPHVDDDNDLIMNVDVSFPIEAGATDEQLERYIGLSVSLNISAIDKYIEDFEIPQPEQEEN; this is translated from the coding sequence ATGGCGTGGTTTAACAAGAAGAAGGATGAGCTAACTCCAGCTCCGGTCACGATTGAGCGCATCAAGCAGATTTTTGCGAAGAACGAGTGGTCGTTCGACGTCGATGAGGAGCGCGAGAATACGCTACTGACTGGTTTTGATGGCCGGTTCACGGTTGTGCGCATTATTGGCGAGTCGGATATGTTGACGGTTGCTACGTTTGGTACTGGCGCTATTTTGCCCGCTGAGCGTTTCAATGAGGCACTTTCGTGGTCGAATAACTGGAATCGGGAGACTGTTTTCGGTACGGCGCATCCGCATGTTGATGACGATAACGATCTGATCATGAATGTTGATGTGTCGTTCCCGATTGAGGCTGGTGCAACTGATGAGCAGCTTGAGCGTTACATTGGTTTGTCAGTGAGCTTGAATATTTCGGCGATTGATAAGTACATCGAGGATTTCGAGATTCCTCAGCCGGAGCAGGAAGAAAACTAG
- a CDS encoding HSP90 family protein, with amino-acid sequence MAGQNFADDGQVEQLFQVDLGGLVELLSRNLYSSSAVFVRELLQNGLDAITARAELDSAAPRRIRFITTGSTLRVTDTGVGLTFDEVKNLLSTIGASSKRDDFGFSRADYLGQFGIGLLSCFMVSNSITVYSRSAKVADRRVVRWVGRSDGTWLVDYPQPHEVPAESGDAGTTVVLEQIPGDRSFDYAKLQSLISGYGQFLPLSVTLERENTQAVTLTDSTPPWDMPRGQKARWCIENFGFSPFDMIDLEVPIAGIKGVAYVLSSGASPGQSLHHHVYLRSMLLGKKVTDILPEWAYFVRVVLNTDNLKPTASREQLFDNEILDAAREQMGDQVRAWLQQLAQFDLERFHRFTSVHINGLKSLAITDRATRDLVVSAVPFTTSQGQLTLAAIIEKYGSIRFTRTDNEFRTLETIFERNGLCVVNAGFAFDEELLAQVALDRPQMSISELDVDEVLSVLEPVSISQEAYFMTLLDVATDVMEGQSLVVEARSFDPSSLPVLFLPNGNLAGKLIEKDERDSGDDLFAGLLDSADAARSNGQVKDDAPRLIFNARSSVINELAGAVTTEKDAVKSAIRGFYVQALLAGRHPMNQQARSWSATVFTTLVSALISRRGTMGEK; translated from the coding sequence ATGGCGGGGCAGAATTTTGCGGATGACGGCCAGGTTGAGCAGTTGTTCCAAGTTGATTTGGGCGGTCTTGTTGAGCTGTTATCTCGGAATTTGTACTCTAGTTCGGCGGTGTTTGTGCGTGAGTTGTTGCAAAATGGCCTCGACGCGATCACGGCTCGTGCTGAGTTGGATTCTGCTGCTCCGCGTCGGATCCGGTTTATTACGACCGGCTCTACTTTGCGGGTAACCGATACGGGTGTGGGTTTGACCTTTGACGAGGTGAAGAATCTGCTCTCGACGATCGGCGCTTCGTCGAAGCGTGACGATTTTGGCTTTTCGCGTGCTGATTATTTGGGACAGTTTGGCATCGGTTTGCTCTCGTGCTTTATGGTCTCGAATTCTATTACTGTCTACTCGCGATCAGCTAAGGTAGCTGACCGGCGAGTAGTGCGGTGGGTTGGCCGCTCGGATGGTACGTGGCTGGTTGATTATCCGCAGCCGCATGAGGTTCCGGCCGAGTCGGGCGACGCCGGTACGACGGTTGTGTTGGAACAGATTCCGGGCGATCGTAGTTTTGATTATGCGAAATTGCAGTCGTTGATTAGTGGCTATGGCCAGTTTTTGCCGTTGTCTGTGACGTTGGAGCGGGAGAATACGCAGGCTGTGACGCTGACTGATTCGACTCCTCCGTGGGATATGCCGCGCGGCCAGAAGGCGCGTTGGTGTATCGAGAATTTTGGTTTTTCGCCGTTTGACATGATTGATCTTGAGGTGCCAATTGCGGGCATTAAGGGTGTCGCTTATGTGTTATCTTCGGGGGCGAGCCCGGGCCAGTCGTTGCATCATCACGTGTATTTGCGCTCGATGTTGTTGGGCAAGAAGGTCACCGATATTTTGCCAGAGTGGGCGTATTTTGTGCGCGTTGTGCTCAATACGGATAATTTGAAGCCGACGGCGTCGCGCGAGCAGCTTTTTGATAACGAGATTTTGGATGCGGCTCGTGAGCAGATGGGTGATCAGGTCCGGGCGTGGCTGCAGCAGTTGGCGCAGTTTGATCTTGAGCGTTTCCACCGGTTTACGAGTGTTCATATTAATGGTTTGAAGTCGTTGGCGATAACGGATCGGGCGACTCGCGATTTGGTGGTGTCGGCGGTTCCGTTTACGACGAGCCAGGGCCAGTTGACGTTGGCGGCGATTATTGAAAAATATGGCTCGATTCGGTTTACACGTACGGATAATGAGTTCCGTACGTTGGAGACAATTTTTGAGCGTAACGGCTTGTGCGTGGTGAATGCTGGTTTTGCGTTCGACGAGGAGTTGTTGGCGCAGGTGGCGTTGGATCGTCCGCAGATGTCGATTAGTGAGCTCGACGTCGATGAAGTGTTGAGTGTGCTTGAACCGGTGAGCATTTCCCAAGAGGCGTATTTTATGACGTTGCTGGATGTTGCTACTGACGTGATGGAGGGCCAGTCGTTGGTGGTTGAGGCGCGGAGTTTTGATCCGTCGTCGTTGCCGGTGTTGTTTTTACCGAACGGCAATTTGGCTGGGAAGCTGATTGAAAAAGACGAGCGCGATAGTGGCGATGATTTATTCGCTGGACTTCTGGATTCTGCTGATGCTGCGCGCAGTAACGGGCAGGTGAAGGATGATGCGCCACGGCTTATTTTTAATGCGCGTAGCAGTGTGATTAATGAGCTTGCCGGTGCGGTGACAACGGAGAAGGATGCGGTTAAGAGCGCGATTCGGGGCTTTTATGTCCAGGCGTTACTTGCCGGCCGGCATCCGATGAACCAGCAGGCCAGGTCGTGGTCGGCAACCGTATTTACCACCTTAGTTTCGGCGTTAATTTCGCGCCGTGGCACGATGGGAGAAAAGTAG